Proteins from a genomic interval of Garra rufa chromosome 4, GarRuf1.0, whole genome shotgun sequence:
- the krr1 gene encoding KRR1 small subunit processome component homolog, translating into MAAPTESTSETPTNKKQKKSENTDETELLTVPDGWKEPKFTRDDNPKGLLEESSFATLFPKYREAYLKECWPLVQRALGEVFINATLDLIEGSMTVNTTKKTFDPYAILRGRDLIKLLARSVPFEQAVRILEDEVACDIIKIGTLVRNRERFVKRRQRLIGPKGSTLKALELLTNCYVMVQGNTVSAIGPHNGLKEVRKVVLDTMKNIHPIYNIKTLMIKRELANDPELRTQSWERFLPNFCQTSLSKRKQPKKKTVKKEYTPFPPPQPDSKIDKELSTGEFFLRESEKRRQKMTEIRAKQAEVLSKRQEQRQKAFIPPKEKPAVKKSKPATTENKIDIQAIKEKVKKAKTKKLGAPPVNPEMLSAKDGKRKKVKS; encoded by the exons ATGGCGGCTCCCACAGAAAGCACGAGTGAAACGCcaacaaataaaaaacagaaaaagagcGAAAACACAG ATGAGACTGAACTGCTGACGGTCCCAGATGGATGGAAAGAGCCTAAATTCACCCGAGATGACAATCCCAAAGGTCTGCTGGAGGAGAGCAGCTTTGCCACACTTTTCCCCAAATATAGAGAGGCGTATCTGAAGGAGTGCTGGCCGCTGGTGCAGAGGGCTCTCGGAGAAGTT TTCATTAATGCCACACTGGACCTGATTGAAGGCAGCATGACGGTGAACACAACAAAGAAAACATTCGACCCCTATGCCATCCTCAGAGGGAGGGATCTTATCAAGTTATTGGCTAGAAGTGTGCCGTTTGAACAG GCTGTGAGGATACTTGAAGACGAAGTGGCATGTGACATTATTAAAATTGGCACTCTTGTGCGAAACAGAGAGCGGTTTGTGAAGAGACGACAGAGACTGATCGGCCCCAAGGGCTCCACGCTGAAG GCTCTAGAGCTTCTGACCAACTGTTACGTGATGGTTCAGGGAAACACGGTTTCTGCTATCGGCCCTCACAACGGCTTGAAAGAG GTCCGGAAAGTGGTGTTGGACACAATGAAGAACATCCACCCCATTTACAACATAAAG ACGTTAATGATCAAGCGAGAGCTGGCGAACGACCCGGAGCTGCGCACTCAGAGCTGGGAGAGATTCCTGCCCAACTTCTGCCAGACTAGTCTGTCCAAACGCAAGCAGCCCAAGAAGAAGACGGTGAAGAAGGAGTACACGCCGTTCCCCCCACCGCAGCCCGACAGCAAG ATTGATAAGGAGCTGTCGACTGGCGAGTTCTTCCTGAGAGAGAGCGAGAAGAGACGACAGAAGATGACTGAAATTAGG GCGAAACAGGCTGAAGTTTTATCCAAGAGACAAGAGCAGCGGCAGAAAGCTTTCATTCCTCCTAAAGAGAAGCCAGCCGTGAAGAAGAGCAAACCAG CAACAACCGAAAACAAAATTGATATTCAAGCCATTAAAGAAAAAGTGAAGAAAGCGAAAACTAAAAAGCTCGGAGCTCCTCCTGTAAACCCCGAGATGCTTTCAGCGAAAGACGGCAAGCGGAAGAAAGTCAAGAGCTAA